The genomic region GTGCTGGTGCGAAGGAGACCATGGCGGGGAAGGAGGGAGACAGAAGGGGGTCTAGGCTATTGGATGGTTTGCTTTTGAGATGAGACAGCCTGTTCATGTCTGTCAGCTGAGGGAAAATGTCCTGCAGAGGGAGTGACTGAAGCAGCTAGAGAGGAAAGGCACGTCTGAGGGAGGAAGCCTGGGAGCTATGGGGAGGGCCAGCCTTGGAGAGGGGACCCTCTGAGAAGAATTTAGGGAGGGACTCGTGTCTAATGACTGAGTACATGTATAGGCCTGGTCACCCTTTGCGTGTGAAAGGGAGTGAAGACCTTGAGGGACCTCGGTCAAGGGGCCTCCTGCACAGTCCCACTCCAGGCCCTCTGAGGAGGTGTCCCCATGACCTTGGGGCTGCTGGGTGTCCCTGTGGGCCCCTGGGGCCAGGTGGGGACAGCTGCCTGCTGGGTGCAGCTGTTCTCCTCTGGCTGTCAGCTGTGGTCTCAGGCTGCCCATGTCTGGGGCCACGTGTAATGACATGAGGAGAATGGGCACTGGCTGCTGAGCAGCTGGGCAGGGGAAGGCTGGAGAGTTCTGACCCTGAGGGCTGGCAGGCTGGACAGAAGTCTCCGTGGCGAATGAGCGCAGGGTGGTGTAGGAGACTCGTGTGTGAGACCTGATCCTGTCGCCTGCTGGGTGGGTGGTTGCAGAGAACGGACCCTCCCAAGGCCTACAGCCAACTAGGGGGCTGAAATAGGGCTGGAAAGCATGTTCCCTGCCACCCAGGCCAGCACAGTTGCCTTTCAAAAGAGCAGCCTATTATACAGGCTGGAAGAAGCCAGGCTGAGGCCTGAGAGGACTCCTTGGTTCTGGCTTTCTGGCCTGTGATTCCAAAACCAGGAATTTTATGGAAGTGAGGGAGATGAGAGGATTCATCAGAGAATCACTTTAGCTCCTAATCAGGTGGCTTTGGAAGCCAGAGCAGAGGGCATGGATGGTGTGGGAGGCCGGGGGCATGGGAAGCCTGGATGAGAGGACTTGAGTACTCTTGTAGGTGGGCGCAGCTGACGCAGTGGCCGGTCATCCAAGTTGATGCCATGTCCTGCCCCTGTAGGTAGCCAATGCTGCATCTGATGGGCTTTCGCGTCTGGACCTCGATGTTCCGAACAGCGGGCCGCCAGTGTTAGCCCCTAGCAACGATGTCGATGCAGCCCAGCCCCGGGAGACGCCCCGGGAGACACCCCGGCCACCCATGCCTCCTGCCAAGCCTTCCCCAGCGCCTGAGACCAGCAGTGCTGGTGACAGAATGGAGACTCCTGTGGGGCAGAGCGCCCCTACCCCTGTCCCAGCAAGCACTGAGGCCCACCCTGAAAGCCGAGAAGACTCGGAGACTCCAGTGGTGGAGGACAGTGACTCTGAGCAGCCCCCCAACAGGATGCTGCCTGACAAGCTGAAGGTGAGCTGGGAGAACCCCAGCCCTGAGGAGGCCCCTGATTCTGAGAGTGCAGAACCGCCCCAGGAGTTGGGTGCTGAGACTTCTGAGACTGGGCCCAGGGAGGGTGGGAAGCCCCCTACCCCCCCGCCCAAGATCTTATCAGAGAAACTGAAAGCGTCCATGAGTGGCGTGGAGGCTTCTGGGCCAGCTCAGAGTCCTGGGGCCTCTGAGGCATCTGCCCCAGGCCCAGCAGAGGTCTCAGTGAATGGTGTGGATGACAGTCCTGAGCCCCTCCAGTCATCCCAGGCTGCAGGCCCCCCAGGAACTCCCCCAAAGGATGCAACGACATCCACCGCCCTGCCCCCCTGGGACCCGCAACCTCAGTTCCATCCCCGCTGCTCCTCCCTGGGGGACCTGCTGGGGGAAGGCCCCCGACGTCGGCGGCAGCCTGGGGAGCAGCTGCATCGGGCTCAGCTGGAGGTGAAGGTGGCCtcggaaaagacagagaaactgtTGAACAAGGTGCTGGGCGGTGAGTCGGCCTCCATGAATGCTGAGACGTTGCTCAGCCAGGCTGTGGAGCAGCTGAGACAGGCCACCCAGGTCCTGCAGGAGATCAGGGATCTGGAAGAGATGAGCCAGGAAGCACCTGGGCTCcgggagaagaggagggagctGGTGACCCTCTACAGGAGAAGCGCACCCTAGGGCCTGCCGGGCCAGGGACGTTCCCTGCTGGCCGGCTTAGTCCCTCAGAGCCCAGCCCTGCCGAGAAATGTGCTTCTTCAGGCTGTAGAAGGGCCATCAGGCATGTCGGGGTTCGGCCAGGACCTGTAGAGACTCCTGGGATCCTTCCCTCTCTGCCCTGGCCAGAGGTGCCAGGTACCGCCCAGGGCTGCTGTCTGGCTGGGCCTCCAGCTCTGGGCTTGGGCTGGGAACACACACTTGGGACGTCTGTGCTTGTGTGGTTGTTCCGAACAGCCCCAGGGCCTTGGCACAGTGCTCGGGGTTTCCGGGGGCGGCATCATCTCTACTTCCCGCCCTCAATAGTTTACATTCCTGACTTCTGAATAGAGCACAGCTGAGCCCCCCTGCAGCCTCCATGGCCAGATGTTCCCAGGCAAAGCCTCATGGCAGAGGCAGCTTCAAGCCATAACTgaccttccccacccacctcTTCCCAGAAGTGGCTGGGGCCTCGGGTCTAGACCAGAGGTTCGGCCTTCAGTTGAGTGTGACCTGGATCCCAGCCGGGGCCTCTGAAAGCAGGTGGGAGGCATCTGTGTGAGAAAGCCATTAGCTATGTGGCCCCTCCCTGGGCCCATTTCCTATTCTACAGGCCTTCCCCTCTGGTGAGCCGGGCTTGGTGGACTCCAGGGTGGAGGAGGAACTGGAAGGGTCTCGTAGTCTCTTCCCTGCCCCTGGACCAGCTTGGGTCCAGCCTTGCACATTCCGGTTCAGGTGAACCTGATGTCAGCATCAGAAAATCCTGTATGTAATTCATTATAAATCAACATTCAGGAGTGAAGCTGCCCCAACTTCTGTGCTTCCCAGATGGGATTTATATCTGGGTCTCTGGTTCCTTCTCAACCCAGACAGGTCCAGTATCCCAGTTATTTCTTCAAATGCTGATAGGAGCTGTTGGGCCTGAAATCACTTCCCTCTCCCAGTTCCCCTCCTCCCGTGGCTCCGGCTCCACATGGACTGCTCCTCCTGAACTTCCTTGTGGAAGGAGCTTTATCTCCTGTCCCTTTCCTGGTCCTTCCCGTCCCTACCCCTTCCCTGCAATATCATCTCTGGCTCCGGAGCACATCCGGTCTCTGTCCTGCTGCAGCGGCTGGACTGAGGGCAGGGTCTGTAAGGTGTGGAGGCTCTGAGGGCCACAGCCGCTCCCTGGGGCCTGTGGGAGTAGGAGCAGCTTCCAGCAGGCTTGCTCAGGGGTTTCTGCAAGTGCACTTTTGTTTACTGAAAGAGAGGGAGGCTCACAGCTGCATGCTTTGGCCTTCCTGCCCATCGCGCCACCCCCAGCCTCTAGTCATGCCCACTGAGGCCTGCAGGTGCAGGTCCCTGCCTTCTTCACTCTGCTTCTACTTGGCTCTTGAGGGTAGTGGCAGGTATCAGGAGGGGCACGGGTCTGCTCTGTGGCCTGACTGGGCAGGGGTGTGGGTGAGCAGCAGTGTCATGACTCATGAGCCCCCATTGGCCTCCCTAAACCACACTCCTTGAACAGACTAGGCTCCCAGACCTAGCCTGTGTGAGGTTTCCTCATACATCAAATTAGATCAAGGTCCACCCATCTCTCCATATGTCTCCAATATGAGAGCAAGAATGTCACCAGGGGCCCACCTTCACGCAGCCCCCTGCAGTCTTCTTTGGGGAACAGCCTTCCCTCACCAGCCACCTTGGCTGGGCGAGGCATTCACCAAGTCACATCCTTCCTGGGactagagcctcagtttcctgctcTGATAAGGGACCAGGTTGAGCAAGCAGCATTGGGGTCACCTCAGTGGCTTGATGCCGTTGTTTCCTATGGGATGCCTGTGCCTTGGCAGCCTGGACCCACGGGGGACGCCAGCTTCCAGGAAAGGGGAGGAGGATCCAGAATATGCAGGGGCTGCCTGACTGGCCTCCCGGAGGAGGATGGCATTCCATGTCTTCTGCTTATGAAGCGCCTTTCTTGAAATTTGGCAATAAATCCCTTTTTATGGAACTTCTCTGCCACAAGCCTGTTTGTTGATGTGGAGACCAGCTCCAGGGCCTCATGGAAGCAGAGGATAGTTGGTGGTTGATGAGGCCATCACCGGTTCTCCAAACTCTTTTCCAGGGCCCCCTTCTGATAGGCCAGGCTGGGGGGGGCTCACCTTCTCACAGTGCTCCATCTTCACTAAACTTGATCTGGCCTTGCAGTCTCACCCCTTCTATCCAACATGTTTGTACAGCCTGAGGGCTAAGTACCGTAGGGAACAgtacttttcagtttttaaaaagtttatttggaaACAATTTCAAACACAGAGAAACATGGCAAGAGTAAGTACAGTACAAAGAACACCTGTATACTCAGGTTGACCTGTTGGTTTATCTTTTGAGTGCCTTTTTTCTGTTACAGACATACAGTTCTTTTTTGGAGTCTTTGGAGAATTAGTTATCATGGCCCCTTTCCTCTAAATACTTCAGTGtgtatttcctaaaaataaacatattatattattaatCATAGTACAGTTAGCAACTTCAGGAAATTTAACATGGATAGAATaccattcattttctgttttatcattAGACCCATTAATATCCTTTAATCATATGTTGCCTCCAGGGTAGGGTTGAATATTGCATAAATGTCCCTTTAAGTCTTCTTTAATCTGAAATGTTTTCACAGCTTCTGTTTTTCATGATGTGGGTATTTTTGAAGAATACAGTCCTCCCCAGCTTTTTAATAGAACAGTCCTCATTTGGGGTGTGTTGTGGTTTCCTCATACATCAAGTTAGATCAAGGTCATAGAGTCTCAGCCAGAGAACTGCACAGGTGATGTTAGGTCCTTCTCAGGACATCATATCTGGAGACAATCTCCATCTGCCCTTCACTGATAATGTTAATTTTGATCACTCAATGTGTGATCTACAAATTTTTCTACTGTATAGTTACATATTTTTCTCTTGTAACTAATAAGCAATCTGGGAGACATTTAGAGACCAtgcacaggacttccctggtggtccagtggtaaagactccgtgcttccattgCTGGGGCCACTGGTTcgatcctggtcagggaaataagatcccgcGAGCCACATAGtgtggccttaaaaaaaaaaaaaaaaaaaaaaaaaaggaccattcATAAATGTGTTGTATCGCATCAAAATTTCCCTCTAGATCTAGTCTCCAATGATGATTCTTGCCTGAACAGGTATATCCTATGATGGTTCAAAATTATTCCAGCTGTCATTTTAACTTCAGAGCCTGGTCCTGGTTGGGGTGAGCCTGGGACTCACCTGATGCCTGTGGCATCCCTGACACATCTCAGCAGGACCCAGGGCTTTGCTGAGTGCTCTTTAGAAACCCCTGGGCCAGCATACAGCTCCAAGTCAAGCGACCAAGTCAAGTCAAACTGCTGGCTAGGTGTTGAGTCCCACCAGGGACCTCAGTGAAGCTCAGCCTTtggaggcctcagtttcctcactcacAAAGGGGATCACAGTGCCACCCGCTCCTGATGTGGGAAAGCACCGCAAGTTATTCCCCAAAGGCCGGCTCCCTTCCTTATCTGTGAGGGCTGCTGAACAGGCCTGGTGGTCAGCACAACAGGAAGCACCTGACCCGGGACTTACTGACTGTTCTCTGACCTTCGTATTATCCCTCAGGAAttcccctgccactggcctgaCGTGTGTCCACCATACCAAGTGGGTGGCCAGCAGAAGCGGGGGGACCCCAGGCGAATCAGTTCACTTCATCTGTGAGGGAGGTGAGGGAGAGAAGTCCCTTTACTGACGGGGATGTGCCCCCATCCTGGCCCAGGAACAAGGTCTCCTCCTGAGGGCCGCCTTGAAGGGAGCGGCTGCCGGGAAGGTGTCAGTGGCCAGCCAGCCGCAAGACTGAGGAAGGATGTGGTGAGAACTTTCTTTCCTCCTGGCCCTGGGGGGCAGGAGGCCTGTGCAGAGAAGCGGAGcctttttcttctaaatatgAGTCCTGGTATCTCTGGTCTGAAGCCCTGTGGGGTTGCAAACCACAGATGGTTGCCTTCAAGCAGGACCCAGGACAGAGGGGGAGGATCAGGTGGGGAAGGGGACATCCAGAGTGCCCGTGCCTCTGGTCCCACCTGAGCCCGAGCCCTGGAACCTCCCTGTGTCTTTCTGGAGCCACCATATTTTGTGTCCCCCCAATCTTGTGTTCCTGCCTCCCCACCTTCGTGACCCCTCTCTCCTATCCCAGACAGGAGACATGTCAGAGACATGAGGCAGGGCTGTCAGAAAAAAAAGACCTCATGAACTCACTCAAGTGGAGGTTTCTGAGACATTACCAGGAGGCTCTTTGGGGGGACATGGAGGGTGGAGAGGTCATGGTAGAATTCTGGCCTGTTGTCATAATTTTATTAAAGGAACAAAGTTCCTGGAGGAAGTAGCAGGGTGTAA from Dama dama isolate Ldn47 chromosome 12, ASM3311817v1, whole genome shotgun sequence harbors:
- the PLEKHO2 gene encoding pleckstrin homology domain-containing family O member 2, yielding MEEEGVKEGGQKPRSAQTVDKAGWIKKSSGGFLGLWKDRYLLLCQAQLLVYENEDEQKCVETVELGSYEKCQDLRALLKRKHRFILLRSPGNKVSDIKFQAPSGEEKESWIKALNEGINRGKNKAFDEVKVDKSCVLEHVTRDRVRRDQRRRPPTRVHLKEVANAASDGLSRLDLDVPNSGPPVLAPSNDVDAAQPRETPRETPRPPMPPAKPSPAPETSSAGDRMETPVGQSAPTPVPASTEAHPESREDSETPVVEDSDSEQPPNRMLPDKLKVSWENPSPEEAPDSESAEPPQELGAETSETGPREGGKPPTPPPKILSEKLKASMSGVEASGPAQSPGASEASAPGPAEVSVNGVDDSPEPLQSSQAAGPPGTPPKDATTSTALPPWDPQPQFHPRCSSLGDLLGEGPRRRRQPGEQLHRAQLEVKVASEKTEKLLNKVLGGESASMNAETLLSQAVEQLRQATQVLQEIRDLEEMSQEAPGLREKRRELVTLYRRSAP